The DNA sequence GTCTCGGCGATCCACGGTCGCGGCGTCGCCGACCTGCTGGACGCCGTGCTGAAGAAGCTGCCGGACGTCTCGGCTGTCGCGAAGGCGGAGATCGGCGGCCCGCGCCGCGTCGCCATCCTCGGGCGTCCGAACGTCGGCAAGTCCTCGCTGCTGAACAAGGCTGCGGGCGAGGAGCGCGTGGTCGTGAACGACCTCGCCGGCACCACGCGCGACCCGGTCGACGAGATCGTCGAGCTCGGCGGCAAGCTGTGGACGCTCGTCGACACCGCCGGTATCCGTCGCCGAGTGCACATGGCGCAGGGTGCCGACTTCTACGCGTCGCTGCGGACCTCCGCCGCGCTCGAGAAGGCCGAGGTCGCGGTCGTCGTGCTCGATGTGTCGGAGACGATCAGCGAGCAGGACGTGCGCATCATCGACCTCGTGCTCGAGTCGGGCCGTGCCCTCGTGCTCGCGTTCAACAAGTGGGACCGTCTGAACGACCTCGACCTCGAGAACGCCGACCGCCGTCGGTACCTCGAGCGCGAGATCGAGCAGGACCTCGCGCACGTCGCCTGGGCCCCGCGGGTGAACATCTCGGCGAAGACCGGTCGTCACCTCGACAAGCTCGTGCCGGCGCTCGAAACCGCTCTGGAGAACTGGGATCGCCGCATCCCCACGGGTAAGTTCAACGCCTTCCTCGCCGAGCTCGTGGCCGAGCACCCGCACCCGCTGCGCGGCGGCAAGCAGCCGCGCATCCTCTTCGGGACGCAGGCGTCGACCCGCCCGCCGACGTTCGTGCTGTTCACGACCGGATTCCTCG is a window from the Microbacterium sp. LWO14-1.2 genome containing:
- the der gene encoding ribosome biogenesis GTPase Der: MDALDEELAEQRAETLRAGLADYELDDEDAALLAGVALGEDGIQFLPALPVVAIVGRPNVGKSALVNRILGRREAVVEDTPGVTRDRVTYKAEWNDRRFTLVDTGGWEPDAKGIDRSVAAQAEVAIDLSDVVLFVVDAMVGATSTDEHVVKLLRKSGKPVFLVANKIDDSRQEPEAAALWNLGLGEPHPVSAIHGRGVADLLDAVLKKLPDVSAVAKAEIGGPRRVAILGRPNVGKSSLLNKAAGEERVVVNDLAGTTRDPVDEIVELGGKLWTLVDTAGIRRRVHMAQGADFYASLRTSAALEKAEVAVVVLDVSETISEQDVRIIDLVLESGRALVLAFNKWDRLNDLDLENADRRRYLEREIEQDLAHVAWAPRVNISAKTGRHLDKLVPALETALENWDRRIPTGKFNAFLAELVAEHPHPLRGGKQPRILFGTQASTRPPTFVLFTTGFLDPGYRRFIQRRLRELYEFEGTPIVVNMRVREKRQR